In Pan troglodytes isolate AG18354 chromosome 20, NHGRI_mPanTro3-v2.0_pri, whole genome shotgun sequence, the genomic window taagaaccctcaaaactcaataataaagaaaaaagtttaaatgggcaaaagatttgaacacttAAAAGTCCAAAGAAGACAGAGGGATGGCAGTAGTACACATAAAAATTGTAAACATTAGTCATTAGGGGGATTCAAAGTAAAATCACAGAgaaataccactacacaccaAATGAGAATGGTGAAAATTAAACACTgaccataccaagtgttggtgaggacatGGAGTTCCTGAAATCCTCGTAACACTGTGgagagaatgtaaaatagtataacCACTTTGGAACACAATTTGTCAGTTTGAAAAAGGTAAACATCCACTTACCCTGTAAGTTGGTGTGCTTAtgcttattttctgtattttatggtGACATCTTTAAAAGTTTGCTGGCTCTGGAAAGACTGCTCCTCCCAGGGCTAGCCCTTTCTTAGAGATGGCAAAAGGCTTGACCCAGAGCACCTCTCTCATATACAACCAACCAGTCCAGAGTCTACAGCCCCAATTACCTCTTTATCCAACTCTCACACTCCACGCCAATATCTCTTCTGCACTAAAGCACCCCAGGACCAAGTACCAGGCAATCAGAGACCAACCCTGTAGGCCAAAGCCTGCTGAAATTATGCAAACTAGCTAATCGCAAGCTGCTTACTCTGCCCTGCCTGGTCTTTTCCATGGAAACCCCAATAAAGGCTGTGGCCTATGTTTTCCCCTTGCTCCTGCCTCCTGACCAACACTGGTGCTTTCCATGTGGCCCTCTGTGGCATGATGCCTTTCCTTCTCTTGGAAAATGTGAATGGTAAATTATTTCAATGGCACTGGCTTCTCTGTGTTGTCACTTAGTCACCTGTATAAATTAACATCCCACAGGTAGAAATGAAACACTCAGTCCTGTTACTCCTAGGTATTAACATATAAGAAAGACTAGTACATGAATGtggatagcagctttatttgtaatagccccaaactagaagcaatccaaatgtcctTTAACAAATGAGCAGAAAAATTGTGGAGTATCTATATAAAGCTATACACGAGTCTGTAATAAAACAATGAAGTGTTGATACATGCAACATGGaggaatctcaaaataattatgctgagtgagaaaaaagcaaaaaacagcattttgttattccatttatgtaaagttttagaaaaagaaaataagtctaCAGCAAGAGACAGTAAATCAATGTTTGTGGGAATGGGgtgccagggagggagggaaagagggattTTAAAGGGGGCTGAGATGACTTTGAAGGTGATGAATCTGCTCATTATCATCATTATGGTGATGGTTTCCTGGGTGTACACATTAGATAACActtaatacatttacattttaaatatgcacaGTTTACTGCACGACAATATCTCaatagagctttaaaaaaatggctCCACATAAAAAATCTGGGTCTCCTGCTTCTCTTGAAAAACCAGAAAATTTAGTACATATATAAGGGACTCCATAACTATTCTCATTCTTTGGAAGGGACAGCCCTGCTTCAATGGGAGCAAAGACTAGCGAGCAATAAAGCTTGTTTGTGAGTCACAGAAGTCACATGCCTAGACTCTGATCTCTCCTCTCTGTCCCGTTTCTTGCTTGTGTAGCAATGGCCTAGAGGTGAACAGCCACAACAGCCTCAGCAATCCAGAACACATTCAGATTATTTGCTCTGCCATTGACCTTGTGCACAGGAGACTAAATCTGGAAGTCCTGAGAATAATCTGTGTACCCTCATGCCTCACAGCTATAGCACACTCTGGAAGCATGTTTAGATGGGGCACATACCCTCTATTTTGTTGCCCTGAGCTCTATGAATCACATGCAGTATGTGAATGTAATTATGGTGGTCTCCAATGGCCTCAGCCCACTCATGATTTCCTCCAGGGAAGCGGAGGGAGTACAGAGGTCTGCCTTCACTGAGCACCCTGGGTAACCTAAGGTACACTTGCCAGCTGGTAGAGGTGAAATGGCTTCTCCCACAGGTACCGGCAGTGACAGAACTCAGGTAAGAGCCTTAGGCAGGTTAGAAAGTGCAATGCAACTCCTGAAAGCTTCCCACCTACCTGGCACTCACACGGAATCTCTCCAGCATGGATGTCCAGATGTGAGATTAACTTTTGGCTGATAGCTACTACACAAAGGCTACTTTCAGAGCTTCTGTCTGGTGTCACCCACTATGTGGACCAAGCAGACAGCATACTCCCTGCATTCCAAGGCCTTCCTCCAGGGTGAACTTTCTGGCACCACATAGGCTGTTGGTTTAAGCCTTTTCtccagtgtgatttttttttatatttaatgaggTTGGACTTGTGGCTAAATAATTTCCTACATTCACTACACTCATAAGGTCTTTTTCTAGTATGGACTCTCAGGTGTTGAACAAGTATAGATTTAAcgctgaaggctttcccacattcgcTGCACGCATAGGGCCTTTCACCAGTGTGAACTCTCCGGTGTAAAATGAGGCTGGATCTTTGGCTAAAAGATTTCCCACATTCTGTGCACTCCTATAGCCTTTCACCAGTGTGAACTCTCTGATGTGCAATAAGGCCAGAGATTTGGCTAAAAACCTTCCCACATTCAGTGCACTTATAAGGCCTTTCTCCAGTGTGGATTCTCCAATGCCGAGCAAGTGTGATTTTGCAGCTGAAGCATTTCCCACATTCACTACACTTATAAGGCTTTGccccagtgtgaattctctggtGTTCAATAAGGCCATAGCTTTGTCTAAAGgatttcccacattcactgcattCATAAGGCCTGGCTCCACTGGGAACTCTCGGGTGTATAATAATGCTGGAATTCTGGCTAAATAATTTCGCACATTtgctgcactccagtgtggacTTTCTCCAGTGTGGACTCTCTGGTGCTGAATGAGCGTGTGTTTGCTGCTataggctttcccacattcactgcatCTGTAAGCCCTTTCTCCAGTGTGAAGGTTTTTATGCCTAACAAGGTGGGTGCTTCTGCTGTAGGCTTTTCCACATTCACTGCACTCATAAGACCTCTCTCCAGTGTGAACTTTCTTGTGTTGAACAAGATGGGAGCTTTTTCTGTAGGCTTTCCCACATTCGCTGCACCCATAAGGCATTAAACCCATGTGAACTCTCCGGTGTACAGTAAGGCTAGAGTTATGACTGAAGaatttcccacattcactgcattTGTAAGGTCTTTCTCTGCTGTGGACTCTCTGGTGCTCACAAAGCCTATTTCTGTggctaaaggctttcccacattcactgcacCTGTGATACCCTTCTCCAATGTGAGAGGCCTCCTTGCACTCAGTATTTCTGGGTGAATTCTGGGTCTGGTACTGGAGAAGGCCTGAACTGGGCAGGAGGTCCTTCTCACAGTACCCACATGTGAAGGGATTCACTGACATGTAGACTCTGCAGTTCTTAACAAAGCCCTATCCTTATCTCTGCTGAGGCAGTTCTCTCCACTGTGCTGCCTCTGGTGCTAGGGGGTGTCTGTACTGACCCAGAATTGTCTCCCACATGCCCCCCGTGTGTGCAGTTTGTGCCCGGGGTGGATTCCCTGATGCTCAGCCAAGAGCAAAATGTCTTTCATGACTGGACCACAAATCCTACAAGGGGAGGCTTTCTGGGCAGCTGGACTTGCCTTAGGAGCCCTGACCTGTGACACTCCTTGAGAAGATGGCTCCTCATCCTCCATTAGAAACCAACAACCTGAAAGCAAAGAAATATTGAAGTATACATACAGCCTGGTGGGATCTACTGGGTTCATTGCAAGACTCCTGGTCTAGGACTGACTTTCGTGGGAGAGGCAGCCCTATCACAGTGTGTGTCTTACAAATGCAGGAACAAGTACACAGGACTCTTGGGGGGCTACGGGGGTTACAGGTGACAAAGAGTCTACTGCGCTAAGCCTGGCATCATGATACAACGGGGAGGTCTAGGGAGGAGCAAGGGCACAGTGATGGGATGCAGCCCAGGAAGGAGAGGCTGCATCTCCCTCTCACTTCTCTGCAATGGCTTTTAGCAGGAGCTTGTCTGCTGGTGACACAGGAGCACTGAACAAAAGGGTGTGTCCAGACTCAGGAAAACCAACTGCAACTGAGTAGCTGTTCAAGAACTACTTAGGCTATGTGAACATCTCACAAAACATTATGTGTAGCTCAGGGTTAGAGAACACTGCAGAGGGAACAGTGGAAAGGAAGGGGTGAGACCTGGAAATCAGAGAGGTGGGAGTCGGCCCTGGCCAGATGTCAGTGTAGGAAAGAGAAATGGGCAAAATGTCAAGA contains:
- the SCGB2B2 gene encoding secretoglobin family 2B member 2 isoform X1 encodes the protein MSVNPFTCGYCEKDLLPSSGLLQYQTQNSPRNTECKEASHIGEGYHRCSECGKAFSHRNRLCEHQRVHSRERPYKCSECGKFFSHNSSLTVHRRVHMGLMPYGCSECGKAYRKSSHLVQHKKVHTGERSYECSECGKAYSRSTHLVRHKNLHTGERAYRCSECGKAYSSKHTLIQHQRVHTGESPHWSAANVRNYLARIPALLYTREFPVEPGLMNAVNVGNPLDKAMALLNTREFTLGQSLISVVNVGNASAAKSHLLGIGESTLEKGLISALNVGRFLAKSLALLHIREFTLVKGYRSAQNVGNLLAKDPASFYTGEFTLVKGPMRAANVGKPSALNLYLFNT